Within the Bacteroidota bacterium genome, the region TTCACGAAGGTCTTCATAAACATCCTCTTCTGTAAACGAAGCTTTGACAATATAATTGTAACGGTTAAATGTTTGTAAAATTGATCGAATTTCAACTTTATTGATTTTCAGAGTTATCTCCATTCGGGTTGAATCGTTGTAAGTTGTTGTGCAGAGACTAAGTATCTTGGCTTCATTCGATTCAATAATCTGAGCTATCTGAGTCATCAGATAATCGCTAGTATTAAGCTCTAGGATAATGATGGCACCTGGGATTTTAGCGGCAGATAAAATTGAGAATTGGTTGACCAGCTTTGGAAGTGTAATAGATCCCAAATAATGGCGTTTATCATCCAAAACGGGTAATAATGTCAGCTGGTGAGTATCAAAAAGCTTTATGACATCATAAATATGTTGGTACTGCGTAACATAAACCAGACCAAGAGAAAAGGTATATTGGCCCAATAATAGTGAAAATTCATTACTGTTAAAAATATCCGTATCTGTTATTAGCCCAATAAGTGTGTTGTCATCGAGTACCGGCAAATGAGTCACATTGAACTCATCCATCCTGTTCAG harbors:
- a CDS encoding CBS domain-containing protein — protein: MIIPLLISDNGEIALNRMDEFNVTHLPVLDDNTLIGLITDTDIFNSNEFSLLLGQYTFSLGLVYVTQYQHIYDVIKLFDTHQLTLLPVLDDKRHYLGSITLPKLVNQFSILSAAKIPGAIIILELNTSDYLMTQIAQIIESNEAKILSLCTTTYNDSTRMEITLKINKVEIRSILQTFNRYNYIVKASFTEEDVYEDLRERYDSFMRYLNT